CGGCGCAAACCCCGACGCGCGCAGGGTGGCAGTTCAGCTCAAGAAGCTGGGTTTCGATCCCGTGTTGGAACTCTACGACAAACAGGCCACCCGCAACGGGATCCTGCACCTTCTGGGCTCCGAACTCCAATCCCACGCTTCGGAGAACGACCTGGTGATGATCTTTTTCGCCGGTCACGGCCAGACCGAGACGTTGCCCGGGCCGGCCGGCGAAAAACGCGGCTACATCATTCCCGTCGATGGCGACCCCCAGCGGGTCTTTTCTACCGGCATTCCAATGCGTCAGCTGCGGGAACTTACGAATAGACTGCCGGCGAAGCATGTCTACTACGCGATGGACTCCTGTTATTCGGGACTCGGTTTTA
This window of the Myxococcales bacterium genome carries:
- a CDS encoding caspase family protein is translated as GANPDARRVAVQLKKLGFDPVLELYDKQATRNGILHLLGSELQSHASENDLVMIFFAGHGQTETLPGPAGEKRGYIIPVDGDPQRVFSTGIPMRQLRELTNRLPAKHVYYAMDSCYSGLGFTRGIGVVKKSSLNYIDKVTSLRSVQMVTAGGEGEEVLEREGRGLFTTRLIEALSGEADLNNDGYVTANEIGTYVTPRVTEDSNAQQTPQSGRLEGEGEIAFKMPNR